The Oncorhynchus tshawytscha isolate Ot180627B unplaced genomic scaffold, Otsh_v2.0 Un_contig_3158_pilon_pilon, whole genome shotgun sequence genome includes a region encoding these proteins:
- the LOC121845743 gene encoding zinc-binding protein A33-like — MKGSPVDVTLDPDTAHPKLILSEDGKQVIFGDVWQDLAYNPERFDTCVSVLGKEGFSSGRFYYDVQVKGKTRWTIGVARESINRKGKITVSPENGYRTLWLRNGEYKALSGPSVPLSLREKPQKVGVFVDYEEGHVSFYNVEARSHIYSFTGDTFTEKLYPYFVWVWIGVCVCVYKCACANM, encoded by the exons ATGAAGGGGAGTCCAG TGGATGTGACTCTAGATCCTGATACAGCACATCCCAAACTCATCCTGTCTGAAGATGGGAAACAAGTTATATTTGGAGATGTATGGCAGGATCTCGCTTACAACCCAGAAAGGTTTGATACTTGTGTCAGTGTCCTAGGAAAGGAGGGTTTCTCCTCAGGGAGATTCTACTATGATGTTCAGGTGAAGGGGAAGACAAGGTGGACTATAGGAGTGGCCAGAGAGTCCATCAACAGGAAGGGGAAGATTACAGTGAGCCCTGAAAATGGATACAGGACACTGTGGCTTAGAAATGGAGAGTACAAGGCTCTCTCTggcccctctgtccccctctccctgagAGAGAAGCCCCAGAAGGTGGGGGTGTTTGTGGATTATGAGGAGGGCCATGTCTCCTTCTataatgtggaggccaggtctcaTATCTACTCTTTCACTGGTGACACCTTCACTGAGAAACTTTATCCATATTTTGTGTGGGtgtggataggtgtgtgtgtgtgtgtgtataagtgtgcgTGTGCGAACATGTGA